GTTTCTAATAAAATCTATCTCTCTTAGAAAAACCATACTTCGTTTATCTCTTGGAATCTTACCAACAATTAACTTAAGCAACCTTGATTCTGCAGATAAATAACTAAATTTCATAAAAATACTAATTAATGAAATGTTAAAAAACTATTTATTTTCTAGAACTAAAATATATCTAGTCAAATCTTTATTAATATACTCAGTTACTTCTAAAATCTCATCAAAATATTTCAGTGCCAGGCTCTTAAATTCAACAAAATTTGCATAAATTACAACCATTCTTGAACCTTTCTTCAAATACTGTTTCGAATTCTTCAAAAAACTATTATACAAATCATCGCCCAATCTTCTAGAACACTTACCATAAGGAATATCTGTAACAATACCATCAACTACATTATCCTTCAAAAACTTCGTTTGAGAATCAGCAAGAATCCGTTTGTATTTAGAATCAGAACCATGATAAAAATAATCAAAATTCTCTTTAAAGTATTTTAAATCATTCCAAGAAATATCATTACCAATAACTTCAAAATCCATATCATAAGCTTCAAGCAAAATCCCACCAATGCCGCAAAAAGGGTCTAAAATTTTTCCTTCCTTAATACCAAGTAAATTAATTGCTGCTCTTGCCATATCTGACTTTAAAGTATAAGGCATTTTAACTGGACGAAGTTTTGGCATCCTTCTCAAATAATCCTTCTCATTCTCATAAATTTTAACTGTAAAATAGAACTCTTCTACATCTTCTATAAAAATAAAATTAAACTCAACTTCAAAGTTTTTAATATCAACTTTAGGATTATCAAAAGAATTCCACAAAACTTTTGCTAATTCACTCTCACTAATTTCACTTTTAAAATTCCTTCTTGACTTATGAGATCTTACTTTAAACTTCTTACCATCATACTCTTTCAAATCAGGCAAATTATTTTTCAAATCTTCTAAATTCTGATGATAAGACAAAATTTTAACTAAAATATTAGTATATGTCAATCTTGATAAAATCTCATGATTATCTTCAATTAAATTCTTTGATGAAAACTTATAAATTACATTCTTCACTTCATCAAGCCTTATTTCTTCATTAAAATAAACCTTCCATAAAGTTTCAAATTCAGCTATTGCTAGCTCTTTATTATTCCCTTTCAGAATCAAAAGATAATCCAACATATTAAAATTAATAATAAAGCATTTATAAAATGTATTGAAATATTATATTAACCATATTTTGCAACATATATTATAATCTCTTTTGACAAAAAATTCTTTATAGATTCCTCAATTGCAAAATTATAAGTTTTTACTGAAACTTCAATATTTAAGTTAATTCTATCAACTTTTAAAGTAACATAACGAATAAAGACATCCTCAGTTAACACACGCCCTTCGAATTCTCTCAAAATTTTATTTGAAATAAACTTTTCAAAATGCTTTATCTTTTTAAATATTTTTTTTTCAAGATCAAAATTATAAGTTATTTTCTTAACTTTAGTTTTACTATAATTAATTATTTCCCTTGAAAGCAAAACAGAATTTGGAATATAAGTAATATCTCCTTCATCAGTTTTAATCTCAGTAAATATGAATGTGATATTTTGAATAATACCTTTCGTATCATCAAATGAAATATAATCACCAATATTAAAATTCTTTGAAAACATAATAATCAAACCATTAATAATATTTACAAAATGATCTTTAAAAACCCAAGCTATACCTGCAAAAAATAAACCAGAGATTGTCAAAAATTTAATAATATCAACATTAAAATAAAATAAAAAAACAATAAAAAAACTAAAATGATGAATAATGAAAAACAAATGGTTAATTCCAATAATAAAATTATCATAATGATTACTATTAAATTTATTTCTCTTACGATAACTCGAAGTAATAATTATTCTAATAATATCAGATACAAGACTTATTGTAAAATAAAAAAGCATCAAATCAAAAATAACAAGAAAAATACTATCAATCACTAAAGGAATAAAAAAAGACCTAAACAAAACAAAAAAAACTACAATAAAAACTTTTCTATATAATAACTTCTTTCTCTCATCGGAAATTTTTATTTTTTTCAAAAATAAATAATTCCTCAACTTCACAAAAAATCGTTTCATAATGTATAATTTAAAGAGCCATTTAAAAATTTATTGAAAATACATAAAATTTAAAAGAGAAAGAAAATTAAAATAAGTATAGCGCTGCTGTATATCAAAAATGACAAATTCATTTTTGGAATATTTTGCAATACAAAATAGCTCAGTGGTAGAGCATCAGTTGCTGCTGTGGCTCAGTGGTAGAGCGCGACATTGGTAATGTCGAGGTCGCGGGTTCAACTCCCGTCATAGAGATGGGGGAAATGGGAGAGGAGATGAGAGAAAGGTTGTTTTGCATTCCTACGTATTTCCACAGTAGAGCGTTTATAAGTGCTGATTTATTATATTTCTTCTTGTCTAAAATCTCTTTTAATTCTACATCAATCTTCATAGAGATTAAAATTTTATTTTTCTTGATTCTTCCCATTTTTAGCTGTTTTCAATAATATCGTATATACGATATTTTTTATATTAACTGAAATAAGCCTATGACTTTGAGTAAAAAACAAGATTTGGGTGACTACAAATATCATTAACTTTATAAATTGTAGTCACCTAATTATATATTATGTTTGTTGAAAAAAGAAAATCTGGAGAAAATACTAAATATTATTTATCTCATAAATTTAGAGATGGAAAGAAAGTTAAAAGTATAAGAAAATATTTGGGACTGAATCTTTCTCCTGAAGAACTTGAGAAATTATCTAAAGAAGCAGAAAAATATATTTTATCACAAATTGAAGAGTTAAAAACAGAAATATTTAATTTTGCTTTAACAAAAAATCAGATTGAACAATTAAATAAATACGATTCAAAAATTAAAATTTCACATTTAACTAAAGACCAATGGAAAACATTCCAAGAAGATTTCGTATTTAATACAAATGCAATTGAAGGTTCAACAGTTTTAGAAAATGAAGTTAGAAATATCTTAGAAAAAAAACATGAAGCTAAAACCTCGGATGAAAAAGAAACTATAGGATTATCTTTAGCAGTTGATTGTATCAGAGAAACAAAAGAAGATTTATCTTTAGGTTTAATTTTAAAATTACACAAACTATGTTTTGAAGAAACTAAATCCTTTGCAGGTAAGTTTAGAGATGATGTTGAAGTTGTAATTAAAAATTCATTAGGAGATATAGTTCATAGGGGCGCTCCAAAAGAATTAGTTTTATCAGAAATGGAAGAATTAATTACCTGGTATGAAGAACACAAGACTTTTTTCAAACCATTAGTTTTAGCGGCTATTGTTCATAATCAGTTTGAACATATTCATCCTTTTCAAGATGGAAATGGTAGAATTGGAAGATTATTGTTAAATTTTATATTAATTAGAAATAATTATCCTCCAATTAATATTTTTTTAGAGAATAGAGGAGAATATTATAATACTTTAAAATTATATTCTGATTCAGAAGAAATTAAGCCTACTTTAAGATTTTTAA
The Candidatus Woesearchaeota archaeon genome window above contains:
- a CDS encoding methyltransferase — encoded protein: MLDYLLILKGNNKELAIAEFETLWKVYFNEEIRLDEVKNVIYKFSSKNLIEDNHEILSRLTYTNILVKILSYHQNLEDLKNNLPDLKEYDGKKFKVRSHKSRRNFKSEISESELAKVLWNSFDNPKVDIKNFEVEFNFIFIEDVEEFYFTVKIYENEKDYLRRMPKLRPVKMPYTLKSDMARAAINLLGIKEGKILDPFCGIGGILLEAYDMDFEVIGNDISWNDLKYFKENFDYFYHGSDSKYKRILADSQTKFLKDNVVDGIVTDIPYGKCSRRLGDDLYNSFLKNSKQYLKKGSRMVVIYANFVEFKSLALKYFDEILEVTEYINKDLTRYILVLENK
- a CDS encoding mechanosensitive ion channel → MKRFFVKLRNYLFLKKIKISDERKKLLYRKVFIVVFFVLFRSFFIPLVIDSIFLVIFDLMLFYFTISLVSDIIRIIITSSYRKRNKFNSNHYDNFIIGINHLFFIIHHFSFFIVFLFYFNVDIIKFLTISGLFFAGIAWVFKDHFVNIINGLIIMFSKNFNIGDYISFDDTKGIIQNITFIFTEIKTDEGDITYIPNSVLLSREIINYSKTKVKKITYNFDLEKKIFKKIKHFEKFISNKILREFEGRVLTEDVFIRYVTLKVDRINLNIEVSVKTYNFAIEESIKNFLSKEIIIYVAKYG
- a CDS encoding Fic family protein; translated protein: MFVEKRKSGENTKYYLSHKFRDGKKVKSIRKYLGLNLSPEELEKLSKEAEKYILSQIEELKTEIFNFALTKNQIEQLNKYDSKIKISHLTKDQWKTFQEDFVFNTNAIEGSTVLENEVRNILEKKHEAKTSDEKETIGLSLAVDCIRETKEDLSLGLILKLHKLCFEETKSFAGKFRDDVEVVIKNSLGDIVHRGAPKELVLSEMEELITWYEEHKTFFKPLVLAAIVHNQFEHIHPFQDGNGRIGRLLLNFILIRNNYPPINIFLENRGEYYNTLKLYSDSEEIKPTLRFLISQYGKMIKKVTTK